In Novipirellula artificiosorum, the genomic window TTGACGCCGCGGACAATGATCATGTCCTTCAACCGACCCGAAACGTACAGTTGGTCCTGGTGTAGAAACCCGAGATCACCGGTGCGCAGAAAGGGGCCTTGCCCGTCCGCAGTGTGGGCAAAGAAAGTCTGTTCCGTCGCGTCTTTGCGTTGATAGTAACCCTGGCCGACCGAAGGGCTCTGAATCCATATCTCGCCAATCTGGTCGTCGGCTAACGGCATCCGAGTCTCGGCATCGACGATCAACACGGTCTCCTCGGGCAACACGCGGCCACAACCGATCAGCGAACGGGCCGATTCACTATCCGGCTCGACGGCTTCGACGACTTTCTTATCAAGCTGTTTGCCGCTAAACGGGGTGATGACCGGCCGCGTTTCCGCTGGGCCACCGGTGACCAACAGCGTGGTTTCTGCCATTCCGTAGCAAGGTAAGAACGCACCACGCCGAAAGCCACTCGCTTCAAAACGCTCGCAAAATGCATGGATCGTAGACGCTCGGATCGGTTCGGCGCCGTTGAACGCGATTTCCCAACTCGACAAATCAACGCCTTGCAACTCGTCTTCCGCGATCTTGTCCACACACAATTGGTAGGCAAAGTTCGGTCCGCCGCTGATCGAAACCCCATACTTCGAAATGCCTTGTAGCCAACGGGCCGGCCGCTGCAAAAAGGTCATCGGACTCATCAACACGTTGGTCCTGCCAATGAACATCGGCATCAAAACGCCGCCGACCAAGCCCATGTCGTGGTACGTGGGAAGCCAAGACAGTCCACAAACGGCGTTATCCGGCTCAAAGGCCTGCAAGATCAACTTGCTGTTGGCGATCAGGTTGCCCTGAGTCAACATCACCCCTTTCGGCGAACCGGTTGACCCGGACGTGTATTGCAAGACCGCAAGCGAATCGCAACTGAGTTTGGGGATTCGCCACTTATCAATCCGGCGGCACGATTTGTCATCCGTGCCGAGCAGTTGCACTCCGACAAGGTCATCGTACTTTTGATCGCCTGTGAGTTGCTCAACGACCGATTGGGTCGACAGGGCCCAGCGGGTATCCGCATCGACCACAATCGACCGAATTCGTGACGCTTTACGATTCCGTCTCGGCGGATAGGCGGGAACCGCCACGGCTCCCGCAGCATGACAGGCAAAAAAACCGATCACGAAATCGAGCCCCGGCGGATAAAGCAACAGCACCCGGTCGCCGCTGCGGATCCGACAGCGGTCTTGAAGGTAGCCCGCCAAGGCGCGAACCTCGTGCCACAATTCCGCATAGGTGATGCGTTGTTCCGAAGCTTCGACGTCGGTGAACACAAATGCCGATTCGTCTGGCCGCTGCTCGGCCCAATACCCCAAGACCGAGACGTAGTGGTCCCGCGGAGGCGATTGCTTTCCAAAAAACTCAGTGAGGTCCACGAACGTTATTACCGCCTGGAATCGAGGGTCGCTGTTTGCGAGGTCATCCGCCGCACGCCAAACTCCCGCGCCGGGTGAACCGAAAACCAGCCTCCTAGGATAACGAAGCATCTTCCCGAGTCACTCTGTCAATATCGGATTCCGGCGAAAACGAAGCCAATTCGGAGGGATTTTTTGAGAGATTCGCCTTGGAGGTTTCAACGGATCTTCCGAGAGGGTGCTTTTTACCCCTTTGCTCTCGCGTGCAATCACCGAACCAGGACAAATGTCCACTTCCAAGGATGGGGGATCCGCTTTTTCGTCGCCTCGCTATGATGAACAACCATTCGGCCTTATTTCGATTCGTGCTCTCAGAGGACACCGCTGACGTGACCAACGACATGCCTCAAAACGCTGATGCGACCCTGCCACCCGATGTCGCCGATCCCGACACACCTTCGCACCGCGGTAAATCGCCGACACGCCATCTTTGGCGGGCGGGATGGGGGGCCACCGTGACGCTGGTGCTGATTGGAATGGTGCAAAGCTACGCCCCGAGCACCGATCACCAAATGGCCAACTTTGCCAGCTTCGCGGTCGGGCTGTTTGGAATCCTGTTCGTCGCCTACCAACTGCATCGTTACCTGTCCGCTCAGCGCCTCCCACTTCTGGTACCGCTGGTCACGTTGGCGGTTTTGTTGGGACAGCCGGTTTTGTATCGTTTTGATGGGTTCAGCGGCGAGATGCTGCCTCAGTTTCAACCCCGGTTCTGGGGAGCCGCTCGGTTGGATCGCGCCGCGATGGAAAACGAGTCCGACCTTGCCTTGCTTGCACCGTCCGATATCACGCAATGTCTCGAACCTTCGCTCGGATTCCTTGGGAACGATCGAACCGGCGTGATTTCCGAACGCCAATTCGCGATTCCGACCGCCGTCGATCAGGTGGAAACCCTGTGGGACCAAGGGGTCGGTGAAGGCTGGTCCGCGTTTGCCGTGTCGGGCGATCGCGCCGTGACCCTCGAGCAACGTGACGCAAAGGAGTGCGTGACCTGTTACCGTTTGGGGGATGGCAAGTTGAACTGGATCGTCGAAAAGGAAACTCGCCACGAAAACCCACTTGGCGGAGTCGGGCCACGTTCAACACCGCAAATCGAGGCGGACCGAGTTTACGCAAGCGGCGCAACCGGAATGCTCTGGTGCATCGACCTGATGACGGGCAAAACGATTTGGACCGTCGACTTGCTTGACTTGGCCGGCTGGGACCAGCCGACTTCGGAACAGGCCATTCCATGGGGACGATCCGCGTCCCCGCTGCTCGTCGAGGGGCTCTGCATCGTTCCCTTTGGCGGACCTGCCGACGCCGGTTCCGAGCTTGCCAAAGCCGGGCGAACGTTGATCGCCTTGGACGCCGAAACCGGCGACATTCGCTGGACGACCGGCGAGGATCAA contains:
- a CDS encoding outer membrane protein assembly factor BamB family protein — protein: MTNDMPQNADATLPPDVADPDTPSHRGKSPTRHLWRAGWGATVTLVLIGMVQSYAPSTDHQMANFASFAVGLFGILFVAYQLHRYLSAQRLPLLVPLVTLAVLLGQPVLYRFDGFSGEMLPQFQPRFWGAARLDRAAMENESDLALLAPSDITQCLEPSLGFLGNDRTGVISERQFAIPTAVDQVETLWDQGVGEGWSAFAVSGDRAVTLEQRDAKECVTCYRLGDGKLNWIVEKETRHENPLGGVGPRSTPQIEADRVYASGATGMLWCIDLMTGKTIWTVDLLDLAGWDQPTSEQAIPWGRSASPLLVEGLCIVPFGGPADAGSELAKAGRTLIALDAETGDIRWTTGEDQISYASPVLMTLAGEKQVVSVNESNVGGYRISDGTRLWSFDWPGNSNADATCTSAMPAGPNRFVVGKGYSGGSAIVEITAQSDEQQSDGQRSADVIWASNRVLKTKFTHACLDGETLYALSDGSLQAVRSEDGKRLWQQPRSDRAGQGQILLASDTIVMQTEPGEVVFVEAAPTQYNVLFRLPALSAKTWNLPTLAGRHLLVRNDREVICFLLPPLERS